From Gammaproteobacteria bacterium, the proteins below share one genomic window:
- a CDS encoding VWA domain-containing protein → MMNLPRLSPPLFLFCCLMLLSPSLALAATEQIALPALPQLKVEEVPSSPPEHPSQPVATETSPAPLNRSPREAKPRAIAEQGLDIVLVMDSSGSMKKNDPNDLRKPAAKLLISLLGKDDRASIVSFSDDGYPVAYLTGTHSASNNDLLFKAVEKISNKGAYTNLAGAIKAATRVYEQAWDSQRKHVVVLMSDGKVDLASAVEDEKATAELITKLLPVLKEKQIQVYTIAFTDNSDMRLLQGIANLTDGHFNIARTDKDLHQVFASIFEQSKEPDILPMRSGRFSVDHNVREMTIIANKASLDTRVSLTLPSGRVLESDRAPADIKWLVSDQFDLITIQNPEPGEWAMLPEGEANRAYIITDLKMALHVLPEQPQRGDRLEFNIWLEDDGHLLSKQEVLSALRVDLVENLPSGHSQRIALQGDRAANGTLSGYYRSDILLNEYGRYRIEVTASTGTFDRVKSKVIDLTPPMKPQEVLNALEDPNSTVLQPLAGAEHVYTVPPPVEHPPQPAVTPAPVVPAVVEYLPEESDAESGVLLAVIIFIIFNLILAAGGGIIWWVQRRKSIASQSGVTS, encoded by the coding sequence ATGATGAATCTGCCCCGTTTATCACCACCACTTTTTCTGTTTTGCTGCTTAATGCTGCTAAGCCCCTCCTTGGCTTTAGCGGCTACCGAGCAGATTGCGCTGCCAGCGCTGCCCCAGCTTAAGGTGGAAGAGGTCCCCTCAAGCCCGCCTGAACACCCTTCACAACCGGTAGCGACTGAGACTTCTCCCGCACCCCTTAACCGCTCACCAAGAGAGGCCAAGCCTCGCGCTATTGCAGAGCAGGGATTGGATATTGTTCTGGTTATGGATAGTTCGGGTTCAATGAAAAAAAATGACCCGAATGATCTGCGCAAGCCGGCGGCTAAATTATTGATCTCTCTGCTTGGCAAAGATGATCGGGCATCGATCGTCAGCTTTAGTGATGATGGCTACCCCGTTGCCTACCTAACCGGCACCCATAGCGCCTCGAATAATGATCTGTTATTTAAAGCAGTTGAGAAGATTTCAAACAAGGGGGCCTATACCAATTTGGCAGGTGCAATCAAAGCCGCGACTCGGGTTTATGAGCAGGCGTGGGATAGCCAGCGAAAGCATGTGGTGGTGCTGATGTCCGATGGCAAGGTGGATCTGGCATCGGCTGTTGAGGATGAAAAGGCCACGGCTGAACTGATCACAAAGTTGTTGCCGGTGTTAAAAGAGAAACAGATTCAGGTCTATACCATTGCATTTACTGATAATTCGGATATGCGGCTGCTCCAGGGTATAGCCAATTTAACCGATGGCCACTTTAACATCGCACGTACCGACAAAGACCTTCATCAGGTATTTGCCTCTATTTTTGAGCAGAGTAAAGAGCCTGATATTTTACCGATGCGGAGTGGTCGCTTTTCGGTCGATCACAACGTCCGAGAGATGACCATTATTGCTAATAAGGCATCATTGGATACTCGGGTATCATTAACGCTGCCCAGTGGTCGGGTGCTGGAGAGTGACCGTGCACCCGCTGATATCAAGTGGCTGGTTTCAGATCAGTTTGATCTGATTACCATTCAAAACCCAGAGCCAGGTGAGTGGGCAATGCTGCCTGAAGGGGAGGCAAATAGAGCCTATATCATCACTGATTTGAAAATGGCGTTACACGTATTACCAGAGCAACCACAGCGCGGTGATCGCCTTGAGTTCAATATCTGGCTGGAAGATGATGGCCACTTGCTGAGCAAACAAGAGGTGCTCTCGGCACTGCGTGTCGATCTGGTTGAAAATCTACCCAGTGGCCACAGTCAGCGCATTGCACTCCAGGGTGACAGAGCGGCCAATGGCACTCTGTCGGGTTACTATCGCAGTGATATTTTGTTAAACGAATATGGGCGTTACCGCATCGAAGTCACGGCATCGACCGGCACTTTTGATCGTGTTAAATCCAAGGTAATTGATTTAACGCCGCCAATGAAGCCACAAGAGGTGTTGAACGCGTTGGAAGATCCCAACAGCACGGTTTTGCAACCCTTGGCAGGTGCCGAGCACGTCTATACAGTACCACCGCCCGTCGAGCACCCACCTCAACCGGCTGTCACTCCCGCACCTGTCGTCCCCGCCGTAGTTGAGTACTTGCCCGAAGAGAGCGATGCAGAGAGTGGGGTGCTGCTGGCGGTTATTATTTTCATTATATTTAATCTTATCTTGGCTGCAGGCGGCGGAATAATATGGTGGGTTCAGCGTCGTAAATCGATTGCCAGCCAAAGCGGGGTCACATCATGA